A genome region from Balneolaceae bacterium includes the following:
- the flgC gene encoding flagellar basal body rod protein FlgC gives MEVDRFFSVFKTAGRGLAAQRKQISIASENIANANTTRTPDGGPYRPKSLSLSVGNRNDFDHALENSLLQMGTTRAQHLAEPTTMDAGGGTQDLGPEAQVVEQERFRYEYDPDHPDADENGMVTYPDVNMVEEMTRMVSANRLYEANLSVIEAEKQIIKRSFEI, from the coding sequence ATGGAAGTTGACCGCTTTTTTTCCGTTTTCAAGACCGCCGGACGCGGGCTGGCCGCCCAGCGGAAGCAGATCTCCATAGCATCGGAGAACATCGCCAACGCCAACACCACGCGCACGCCCGACGGGGGACCCTATCGGCCCAAGTCGCTGAGTCTTTCCGTCGGCAACCGCAACGATTTTGACCACGCCCTGGAAAACTCCCTGCTGCAGATGGGCACTACCCGGGCCCAGCACCTTGCTGAGCCCACGACCATGGACGCTGGCGGGGGCACTCAGGACCTGGGACCCGAAGCGCAAGTGGTTGAGCAGGAGCGCTTCCGCTACGAATACGATCCCGACCACCCCGATGCCGACGAGAACGGGATGGTGACCTATCCCGACGTGAACATGGTGGAGGAGATGACCCGGATGGTGAGCGCCAACCGGCTCTACGAGGCCAATCTGAGTGTCATCGAGGCCGAGAAGCAGATTATCAAACGATCCTTTGAAATTTAA
- the sucC gene encoding ADP-forming succinate--CoA ligase subunit beta, which translates to MKIHEYQAKEILNKHNVAVPGGVASTTVEDAVSAAQKMKDNGTTLFVVKAQIHAGGRGKGRTKNSGAKGVILCNTVDEVREAAESLLGDVLVTAQTGEEGQKVQRIYVTDGVDIEQEFYLGILLDRAKSKNVIMVSTEGGVEIEKVAEETPEKIVKEWVEPGMALQHNQARHLAYALGLEGGAFKSAVKLIMALYRCYEETDASLVEVNPLVLTPGGDVMALDAKMTFDDNALFRQKEIQQLRDESEENPIELEASEFGLNYIKLDGNVGCMVNGAGLAMATMDIIKLSGGEPANFLDVGGSANVETVKNGFRIILEDKNVKAILINIFGGIVRCDRVANGVIEAVKDPEIAKKVENVPIIVRLQGTNAEEAKQIIDDSNLNVISAVLLKEAAEQVSKVLAA; encoded by the coding sequence ATGAAGATACATGAATACCAGGCCAAGGAGATCCTGAATAAACACAATGTCGCCGTCCCTGGCGGCGTGGCTTCCACCACCGTGGAAGATGCCGTCTCCGCCGCTCAAAAGATGAAAGACAACGGCACCACTCTCTTCGTGGTCAAGGCCCAGATTCACGCCGGGGGACGCGGCAAGGGACGCACCAAAAACAGCGGCGCCAAAGGCGTCATCCTCTGCAATACCGTCGACGAGGTACGCGAGGCGGCTGAATCGCTGCTGGGCGATGTGCTGGTGACGGCCCAGACCGGTGAAGAGGGACAGAAGGTGCAGCGCATCTACGTGACCGACGGGGTGGACATTGAACAGGAATTCTACCTGGGCATCCTGCTTGACCGCGCCAAAAGCAAGAACGTGATCATGGTCTCCACCGAAGGCGGCGTGGAGATCGAAAAAGTTGCCGAGGAAACCCCCGAAAAGATCGTCAAGGAATGGGTGGAGCCCGGCATGGCGCTGCAGCACAACCAGGCCCGCCACCTGGCCTACGCGCTGGGACTGGAGGGCGGCGCCTTCAAGAGTGCGGTGAAGCTCATCATGGCTCTCTACCGCTGCTACGAGGAGACCGACGCCAGCCTGGTGGAGGTCAATCCCCTGGTACTCACCCCCGGCGGTGACGTGATGGCCCTGGACGCCAAGATGACTTTTGACGACAACGCCCTCTTCCGCCAAAAGGAGATCCAGCAGCTGCGGGACGAGTCGGAGGAGAACCCCATCGAACTGGAGGCCTCCGAGTTCGGACTCAATTACATCAAGCTGGACGGCAACGTGGGCTGCATGGTCAACGGGGCCGGGCTGGCCATGGCCACCATGGACATCATTAAACTCTCGGGCGGCGAACCCGCCAATTTCCTGGATGTGGGCGGAAGCGCCAACGTGGAAACCGTCAAGAACGGCTTCCGCATCATCCTGGAGGACAAAAACGTGAAAGCCATTCTCATCAACATCTTTGGCGGCATCGTGCGCTGCGACCGCGTGGCCAACGGTGTAATCGAGGCGGTCAAGGACCCTGAGATCGCTAAAAAGGTGGAGAATGTGCCCATCATCGTGCGCCTGCAAGGCACCAATGCCGAAGAAGCCAAGCAGATTATCGACGACTCCAATCTGAACGTCATCTCCGCCGTGCTGCTCAAGGAAGCGGCTGAGCAGGTTTCGAAGGTGCTTGCGGCCTGA
- a CDS encoding flagellar basal body protein, which translates to MKLLDNQHTKLLAKAMDVYSLRQKITASNVSNIDTPGYRKLSVSFEEELKKVSESSMSDDAVNSVQPEIVETDQKPVLEDELLEMADTQIRVQMVTRALRQNYELMRTGITGRTQ; encoded by the coding sequence ATGAAACTGCTGGACAACCAACATACCAAGCTCCTGGCCAAGGCGATGGACGTCTATTCGCTGCGCCAGAAGATTACGGCCTCCAACGTGTCCAACATCGACACCCCGGGCTATCGCAAGCTTTCGGTGTCTTTCGAAGAGGAGCTTAAGAAGGTCTCCGAATCGAGCATGAGCGACGACGCCGTCAACTCGGTACAGCCCGAAATAGTGGAGACCGACCAGAAGCCCGTCCTGGAGGACGAGCTGCTGGAGATGGCCGACACCCAGATCCGCGTGCAGATGGTGACCCGAGCGCTGAGGCAGAACTATGAACTGATGAGAACCGGCATTACCGGCCGCACACAGTAA
- the fliE gene encoding flagellar hook-basal body complex protein FliE codes for MPDPIGPIISRLQRQMPGSEGFGDPRQLEIGEIDGEGQSFTDMIRKAINDVDEAQKTADGKVEDVIMGRTDNIHEVMISMEKAQLSFQLMTEVRNKAVETYQELSRMQI; via the coding sequence ATGCCAGATCCCATTGGACCTATTATCAGCAGGCTGCAGCGGCAGATGCCGGGCAGCGAAGGTTTTGGCGATCCCCGCCAGCTGGAGATCGGCGAGATCGATGGCGAAGGTCAGAGTTTTACCGATATGATCCGGAAGGCCATTAACGATGTGGATGAGGCCCAGAAAACGGCCGACGGGAAGGTGGAGGACGTGATTATGGGACGCACTGACAACATCCACGAGGTGATGATCTCCATGGAAAAGGCACAGCTCAGTTTTCAGCTGATGACCGAGGTGCGCAACAAAGCCGTCGAAACCTACCAGGAACTCAGTAGAATGCAGATTTAG
- the fliF gene encoding flagellar basal-body MS-ring/collar protein FliF — protein sequence MARIVDEFQNFFSPLSGAQKALFVLFSVGILSLASMLFYWALQPSYSVLFGNLNPEAAQTIVEELKSSNVPYQLDDNGQSIRVPRDQVYDLRLQFAAEGAAGSDYQGYELFDQNTLGMTDFMQRINKKRALEGELSRTVNSLDQVETSRIHIVLPERSAFQESTVDPSASVILNLKQGNRLQEDQIRGIGDLIAGSVEGLNVENVVILDAQGNRISDNVLVSQEMSYGSASMRLRQQTEKYLTSKGQSMLDRVLGPGNSILRVSTQHNFDRLTRESNIIDPESRTVISEEERSSANNDQTQQPVQGQQNEPPEAMTTNQQQDESSVSVTNYDVTRTREQIEREVGELERVSASVLLNYKSEEITNEEGETVTEFVPYSDQEITEIRNTLMGALGIMPQRGDQLIITQTRFQNHFQDPPAEQPFFSDPVSLFELVRWIIMAVVFLVVSVMVYRMTKNFNTAGDNLLGKGEEKQKAMAEKRQKYIEGETDDDGELEEDIYQKKLSGEARKVAEANEMAEEIKGFVDKNSPEAASYVRSMMSGVLSSQNK from the coding sequence ATGGCAAGAATCGTAGACGAATTCCAGAATTTTTTCAGTCCCCTGAGCGGCGCTCAGAAGGCGCTGTTCGTGCTGTTCAGCGTGGGCATCCTTTCGCTGGCCAGCATGCTTTTCTACTGGGCCCTCCAGCCCAGTTACAGCGTGCTTTTCGGGAACCTCAATCCCGAGGCGGCGCAGACCATCGTGGAGGAGCTCAAATCATCCAACGTGCCCTACCAGCTGGACGACAACGGCCAATCGATCCGGGTGCCCCGCGACCAGGTCTACGATTTACGTCTGCAGTTTGCCGCCGAGGGCGCCGCCGGCTCCGACTACCAGGGTTATGAGCTTTTTGACCAGAACACCCTGGGTATGACCGATTTCATGCAGCGCATCAACAAGAAGCGTGCTCTGGAGGGCGAACTTTCGCGCACCGTCAACAGCCTGGACCAGGTGGAAACCTCCCGCATCCATATTGTGCTGCCCGAACGCTCGGCCTTTCAGGAATCCACCGTTGACCCATCCGCCTCCGTCATACTTAATCTCAAGCAGGGCAATCGCCTGCAGGAGGACCAGATCCGTGGCATCGGCGATCTCATCGCCGGCAGCGTGGAGGGGTTGAACGTGGAGAACGTGGTCATTTTAGACGCACAGGGCAACCGCATATCCGACAACGTGCTGGTCAGCCAGGAGATGTCATACGGCTCGGCCTCCATGAGGCTGCGTCAGCAAACCGAGAAGTATCTCACAAGCAAGGGCCAGTCCATGCTTGACCGCGTGCTGGGACCTGGCAACAGTATCCTGCGCGTTTCCACCCAGCACAATTTCGACCGCCTTACCCGGGAGTCGAATATCATCGACCCCGAAAGCCGCACGGTCATTTCCGAGGAGGAGCGCAGCTCCGCCAACAACGACCAGACTCAGCAGCCGGTGCAGGGGCAGCAGAACGAGCCCCCCGAGGCGATGACCACCAACCAGCAGCAGGACGAGTCGTCCGTGTCGGTCACCAACTACGATGTGACCCGCACACGCGAGCAGATCGAGCGGGAGGTGGGCGAGCTGGAGCGCGTCAGTGCCTCCGTGCTGCTCAACTACAAGTCGGAGGAGATTACCAATGAGGAGGGTGAGACGGTCACCGAGTTCGTGCCTTATTCCGACCAGGAGATTACCGAGATCCGCAACACCCTGATGGGTGCACTCGGCATCATGCCGCAGCGCGGGGACCAGCTGATTATAACGCAGACCCGTTTCCAAAACCATTTCCAGGATCCCCCCGCCGAGCAGCCCTTTTTCAGCGACCCGGTCTCCCTCTTTGAGCTGGTGCGCTGGATCATCATGGCCGTGGTCTTCCTGGTGGTCTCGGTGATGGTCTACCGCATGACCAAGAATTTCAATACCGCAGGCGACAACCTGCTGGGCAAAGGCGAAGAGAAGCAGAAGGCCATGGCCGAAAAAAGACAGAAGTATATCGAAGGCGAAACCGATGATGATGGGGAGTTGGAGGAGGACATCTACCAGAAGAAGCTGAGCGGAGAGGCCCGCAAGGTGGCCGAGGCCAACGAGATGGCCGAAGAGATCAAGGGATTCGTGGACAAGAATTCACCCGAAGCCGCCAGCTACGTCCGCAGCATGATGAGCGGCGTGCTGAGCAGCCAGAACAAATAG
- a CDS encoding YebC/PmpR family DNA-binding transcriptional regulator — MAGHSKWANIKHKKAREDKKRNKIFNKHLREISVAAREGGGDPDMNPRLSMAIDNAKTDNVPKDNIERAIKKGTGELDEGEGRYRDATYEGYGPGGIAYFIEVTTNNYNRTVADIRHIFSSHRGNLGTDGSVGYLFDQKGMIRVPRGEHGEEAFMLDAIDAGAEEIDAEEEYFAVTTGRESMFEVKKKLEDTGYEVESSELIRIPMTEVKVDRETASSNFRLMEKFESNDDVSDVFTNMKMDEETLALAEEID; from the coding sequence ATGGCAGGTCACTCCAAATGGGCCAACATCAAACACAAGAAGGCCCGGGAAGACAAAAAGCGCAACAAGATCTTCAACAAGCACCTCAGGGAGATCTCCGTCGCAGCCCGTGAGGGGGGAGGCGATCCGGACATGAATCCCCGGCTCAGCATGGCGATCGACAACGCCAAGACTGATAACGTGCCCAAGGACAACATCGAGCGGGCCATCAAAAAAGGCACCGGCGAGCTGGACGAGGGCGAAGGTCGCTACAGGGATGCCACCTACGAGGGCTACGGACCCGGCGGCATCGCCTACTTTATCGAGGTGACCACCAACAACTACAACCGCACGGTGGCCGACATCCGCCACATCTTCTCCTCCCACAGAGGCAACCTGGGCACGGACGGCTCGGTGGGCTATCTTTTCGACCAGAAAGGCATGATCCGCGTGCCCCGCGGTGAGCATGGAGAGGAGGCGTTCATGCTGGATGCCATCGACGCGGGCGCGGAGGAAATCGACGCCGAAGAGGAATACTTTGCCGTGACCACCGGCCGCGAGTCCATGTTCGAGGTGAAGAAGAAGCTGGAGGATACCGGCTACGAGGTGGAATCCTCCGAGCTGATCCGCATTCCCATGACCGAAGTGAAAGTGGATCGTGAAACGGCATCCTCCAACTTCCGGCTGATGGAAAAATTTGAAAGCAATGACGACGTATCCGACGTATTCACCAATATGAAAATGGACGAGGAGACCCTGGCCCTGGCCGAGGAGATAGACTGA
- the bshA gene encoding N-acetyl-alpha-D-glucosaminyl L-malate synthase BshA produces MNIGIVCYPTFGGSGVVATELAKGLAHREHNVHILSYARPARLDAFETNISFHEVNLNSYPLFEYPPYDLALANQMANLIAHEGIDILHVHYAIPHATSAYLAKQILGDKAAHVPIITTLHGTDITLVGSDPSYKNVVDFSINQSDGVTAVSEYLKEETLERFDIRREIEVIPNFIDLERFRKGDKDHFKKSIGPEGEKVIVHVSNFREVKRVPDVVETFHLMLEAGLKAKLLLVGDGPDRQRAEQKCRELGICDQVRFLGKQDQVEEILSVADLFLIPSGSETFGLAALEAMGCSVPVISSNIGGLPEVNIHGETGYLCELGDVQCMAEYGLKILGDEELHRTMAANARRRAEQFEMSAVVNLYEEYYRQVREGMTQKV; encoded by the coding sequence ATGAACATAGGCATCGTTTGCTATCCCACCTTCGGAGGCAGCGGGGTGGTGGCTACGGAACTCGCCAAGGGCCTGGCCCACCGCGAGCACAACGTACATATTCTGAGCTACGCGCGGCCTGCGCGCCTGGACGCTTTCGAGACCAACATCTCTTTTCACGAGGTGAACCTGAACAGCTATCCGCTCTTCGAATACCCGCCCTACGATCTCGCCCTGGCCAACCAGATGGCCAACCTCATCGCCCACGAAGGCATCGACATCCTCCACGTGCACTACGCCATTCCGCACGCCACCAGCGCCTACCTCGCCAAGCAGATCCTGGGTGATAAGGCAGCCCACGTGCCCATCATTACCACCCTGCACGGCACCGACATCACCTTGGTGGGGAGCGATCCCAGCTACAAGAACGTGGTGGACTTCTCCATCAACCAGAGCGACGGGGTGACCGCCGTATCGGAGTACCTGAAGGAGGAGACCCTGGAGCGCTTCGACATCCGCCGCGAGATCGAGGTCATTCCCAATTTCATCGATCTGGAGCGCTTCCGCAAAGGCGACAAGGACCACTTCAAGAAGAGCATCGGGCCGGAGGGGGAAAAGGTGATCGTGCATGTCTCCAACTTTCGGGAGGTCAAGCGTGTGCCCGACGTGGTGGAGACCTTCCACCTGATGCTGGAGGCGGGACTGAAGGCCAAGCTGCTGCTGGTGGGCGACGGACCCGATCGACAGCGGGCCGAGCAGAAGTGCCGGGAGCTGGGCATCTGCGACCAGGTGCGTTTCCTGGGCAAGCAGGACCAGGTGGAGGAGATCCTCTCCGTAGCCGATCTCTTTCTGATCCCCTCAGGGTCGGAGACCTTTGGGCTGGCCGCCCTGGAAGCCATGGGCTGCAGCGTGCCGGTGATCAGCTCCAACATCGGCGGGCTGCCCGAGGTTAACATACACGGGGAGACAGGCTACCTGTGCGAGCTGGGCGACGTTCAGTGCATGGCCGAATACGGGCTGAAGATCCTGGGCGACGAGGAGCTGCACCGCACCATGGCGGCAAATGCCCGGCGGCGCGCCGAGCAGTTCGAGATGAGCGCCGTGGTGAACCTTTACGAGGAGTACTACCGGCAGGTACGCGAGGGGATGACCCAGAAGGTGTAA
- a CDS encoding BatD family protein — protein MIRIGRKLALFALLLAAIVGREAAAQSSPDVEATVSQSTIYTGERIEFNIEISGDFTNVTRPEIPEIPGFRLLSSTPSTSRSFNFINGRTSTSYTYTYYMVAEREGNFRIPAVPVTIDSKSYRTNTIDVRIVDRNTSANSPGASSRPEIFLRLEVDEQNPVPGQQLIADVVLYFRDNLEVNNYTPVPGWKAEGFWKEELANQGRARAESSILDGVRYRRASLLQFALFPTKSGELSISPYEIAVEVRSSSSRNDPFSSFFGGFGTNQRQVELRSDPVTLEVRELPSGGEHFSGAVGDFSFNRSASTREVMVGESIEIETTVSGTGNIPLLSKPEYPVPDGLEVYAPEENASISRNNRRISGTKIFTDVLVARSPGTYTIPETTLSYFHPSEDRYITRTLPAIPLTVRRNPDAVTPAPENGALSVQPVTGLANWSSPGSGSMIGTWWFWSGITLPLLLLAVGYWQKSYRERMSSDMNFARSVRAGEKAAARLEEAVTRAEEGAIKEAYHMLQKALTGFVGDRLGLPEAGLSNQQYLSALQEEEVNEELIQNMRLLLDKCATISYAPNTTSEYLKSHVELAKSTLEKLKKEL, from the coding sequence ATGATAAGGATTGGTAGGAAGCTCGCGCTCTTCGCCCTGTTGCTGGCAGCGATCGTGGGAAGGGAGGCTGCAGCCCAGTCTTCCCCTGACGTGGAAGCCACCGTCTCGCAGAGCACCATCTACACCGGCGAGCGCATCGAGTTCAACATTGAGATCAGCGGCGACTTTACCAACGTCACCCGACCGGAGATTCCCGAAATTCCCGGTTTCCGCCTGCTGAGCAGCACACCCTCCACCTCGCGCAGTTTCAATTTCATCAATGGACGCACATCCACCAGCTACACCTACACCTATTATATGGTGGCCGAGCGTGAAGGCAACTTCCGCATTCCCGCCGTGCCCGTCACCATCGACAGCAAGTCCTACCGCACCAACACCATCGACGTGCGCATTGTCGACCGGAACACTTCGGCCAACAGCCCCGGCGCCTCCTCCCGTCCCGAGATTTTCCTGAGGCTTGAGGTGGACGAGCAGAATCCGGTACCTGGACAGCAGCTCATTGCAGACGTGGTGCTCTACTTCCGCGACAACCTGGAGGTCAACAACTACACCCCTGTGCCGGGCTGGAAGGCCGAGGGTTTCTGGAAGGAGGAGCTGGCCAACCAGGGACGCGCCCGCGCCGAATCGAGCATTCTGGACGGTGTGCGCTACCGCCGGGCCAGCCTGCTGCAGTTCGCCCTCTTCCCCACCAAGTCCGGCGAACTCAGCATCAGTCCCTACGAAATCGCCGTAGAAGTGCGCTCATCATCATCCCGCAACGATCCCTTCAGCAGCTTTTTCGGCGGCTTTGGCACCAATCAGCGCCAGGTGGAGCTGCGCAGCGATCCGGTGACCCTCGAGGTCCGGGAGTTGCCGTCCGGTGGTGAGCATTTCAGCGGTGCGGTGGGCGACTTCAGTTTTAACCGCAGCGCCAGCACCCGCGAAGTGATGGTGGGCGAATCCATCGAAATAGAGACCACGGTCAGCGGCACCGGCAACATCCCCCTGCTTTCCAAGCCCGAGTACCCTGTACCCGACGGCCTGGAAGTTTACGCCCCCGAGGAGAACGCCAGCATCAGCCGCAATAACCGGCGTATCAGCGGCACCAAGATCTTCACCGACGTGCTGGTGGCCCGCAGTCCCGGCACCTACACCATTCCGGAGACTACCCTCTCCTATTTCCATCCGTCTGAAGACCGCTATATCACCCGTACCCTGCCTGCCATTCCCCTGACCGTTCGTCGAAATCCCGATGCAGTGACGCCCGCCCCGGAGAACGGGGCACTGTCCGTGCAACCCGTTACCGGACTGGCGAATTGGAGCAGTCCCGGTTCCGGCTCAATGATCGGCACATGGTGGTTCTGGTCGGGCATCACCCTGCCGCTGCTGCTGCTCGCCGTCGGTTACTGGCAGAAAAGCTACCGTGAGCGCATGAGCAGCGACATGAACTTCGCGCGCTCGGTCAGGGCGGGCGAGAAAGCCGCTGCCCGACTCGAAGAGGCCGTGACACGCGCGGAGGAAGGCGCCATCAAGGAGGCCTACCACATGCTCCAGAAGGCGCTCACCGGATTCGTAGGCGACCGGTTGGGACTGCCCGAGGCGGGCCTGTCGAATCAGCAGTACCTGTCCGCCCTGCAGGAGGAAGAGGTCAACGAGGAGCTCATCCAAAACATGCGCCTGCTGCTGGACAAATGCGCCACCATCAGTTATGCCCCCAACACCACCTCGGAGTACCTGAAGTCGCACGTGGAGCTGGCCAAAAGCACCCTGGAAAAACTAAAGAAGGAACTCTGA
- a CDS encoding tetratricopeptide repeat protein, whose amino-acid sequence MKKLSILLLAFLIGAGPDDARKANEAYNQGDYETAIGLYKKAIEANPENAKLYFNLGNALASTGQAEEAIRLFERYKTMTKDPARQSRADYNIGNVHAQQEQWESAAEAYRDALRYQDGDTDAKHNYELALQRQRQQQQQNQQGQNQQQQQQDQQQQNQDQNQQQNQQQQQNQDQQQQDQNQQQQNQQQQQMNQISKEEAEKILQALEQKERELLKEFKKQKTESSDDTNDKDW is encoded by the coding sequence ATGAAGAAACTGAGCATCCTACTCCTGGCCTTCCTCATCGGGGCCGGACCTGACGACGCGCGCAAGGCCAACGAGGCCTACAACCAGGGCGACTACGAAACGGCCATCGGCCTCTACAAAAAGGCCATCGAGGCGAACCCTGAGAACGCCAAGCTCTACTTCAACCTGGGCAACGCCCTGGCCAGCACCGGCCAGGCCGAAGAGGCCATACGCTTGTTCGAACGCTACAAGACGATGACCAAAGATCCCGCCCGGCAATCCCGCGCCGACTACAACATCGGCAACGTGCACGCACAGCAGGAGCAGTGGGAGAGTGCGGCCGAAGCCTACCGGGACGCCCTCCGCTACCAGGACGGCGATACCGATGCGAAACACAACTATGAGCTGGCCCTCCAGCGGCAGCGTCAGCAGCAACAGCAAAACCAACAGGGCCAGAACCAGCAGCAGCAACAGCAGGATCAACAACAGCAGAACCAGGACCAGAATCAGCAGCAGAACCAGCAACAACAGCAGAACCAGGACCAGCAACAACAGGACCAAAATCAGCAGCAACAGAACCAGCAGCAACAGCAGATGAACCAGATCAGCAAGGAGGAGGCCGAAAAGATCCTGCAGGCCCTCGAGCAGAAGGAGCGGGAGCTGCTGAAGGAATTCAAGAAACAGAAAACGGAATCGAGCGACGATACCAATGATAAGGATTGGTAG
- a CDS encoding HAMP domain-containing sensor histidine kinase, translating into MDKIVKNLISGYETPALVTDASAEQILHANAAARQALGIEPECKARLEELFTPHRVIRGKVVWERMNQYYHIHKEKVALNDRDYLRVSMTPVPVDSHFDFFELQREMSRLLVHRLHSPLNGVTGYTELLGEQLQEGTPLEYLQEIEKGLDDFKSILADIHDLAKDLTVQITSFQVRRFIDSTLKEFPASDRERISVTIARDVEELESDFVLLQDIVTELLRNALDHGDDPEGLVSLEIAGPLSIRVTNYGTPLPEDYVKKIFFPFFSNKARGVGLGLPRCVAYAREMGYSVLLQKNSEEGITFEVRMRPHTF; encoded by the coding sequence ATGGACAAAATTGTAAAAAACCTCATCAGCGGCTATGAGACCCCTGCTCTCGTAACCGACGCCTCCGCAGAGCAGATTCTGCATGCCAACGCGGCCGCCCGGCAGGCCCTTGGCATAGAGCCCGAATGCAAGGCGCGGCTGGAGGAGCTGTTCACCCCCCACCGCGTAATCCGGGGCAAGGTGGTGTGGGAGCGGATGAACCAGTATTACCATATCCACAAAGAAAAAGTCGCCCTCAACGACCGGGACTACCTCAGGGTTTCGATGACGCCGGTTCCGGTGGACAGCCACTTCGACTTTTTTGAGCTCCAGCGCGAAATGTCCCGTCTGCTGGTGCATCGCCTGCACTCCCCCCTCAACGGAGTCACCGGCTACACCGAGCTGCTGGGCGAACAGCTTCAGGAGGGCACACCGCTGGAGTACCTGCAGGAGATCGAAAAAGGACTGGATGACTTCAAGAGCATCCTCGCTGACATCCATGACCTGGCGAAGGACCTAACCGTGCAGATCACCTCCTTCCAGGTACGCCGTTTCATCGACAGCACGCTCAAGGAGTTCCCGGCCTCCGACCGTGAGCGCATCAGCGTGACCATCGCCCGGGACGTAGAGGAGCTGGAGAGCGATTTCGTGCTGCTGCAGGATATCGTCACCGAGCTGCTGCGCAACGCCCTGGATCACGGCGACGACCCGGAGGGCTTGGTCAGCCTGGAAATCGCCGGTCCGCTGAGCATCCGCGTCACCAACTACGGCACCCCCCTGCCCGAGGATTACGTAAAAAAGATCTTCTTCCCCTTCTTCTCCAACAAGGCACGGGGCGTGGGACTGGGGCTGCCGCGCTGCGTGGCCTACGCCAGGGAGATGGGCTACAGCGTACTCTTGCAGAAGAATTCCGAGGAAGGCATCACCTTCGAAGTACGCATGCGTCCACACACTTTTTAA
- a CDS encoding SH3 domain-containing protein: MRTLHATAPPAGRSTLRRSALLLALAMMLASAFPSLAAAQSGPQNRFDQANRLLQDESTFEALQAYRALESEGHRSGALYLNMGIASARIDSLGQAKFYFMKSRTYPETRQQAYRALENLENRFSRQSAVLPKLPWQRAVEWIQQNIGSSALMSGGLLLLNLGVVLIVVHWFRDRWKLLLRRGGIALVSAGLLLGLLSFYASHIDRRYSPAVMVDEQANVMEQPGSDAPIVSQAFEGYTLTVDHRRSAGQEGWSYVRLGNGMYGWIPTGHIRVL, translated from the coding sequence ATGCGCACCCTTCACGCAACAGCCCCTCCGGCCGGCCGCTCCACCCTCCGCCGTTCCGCCCTGCTGCTGGCGCTGGCGATGATGCTGGCGTCCGCGTTCCCAAGTCTGGCGGCGGCCCAGTCGGGTCCCCAGAATCGCTTCGACCAGGCCAACCGCCTCCTGCAGGACGAATCCACCTTCGAGGCCCTGCAGGCTTACCGCGCCCTGGAGAGCGAGGGACACCGCTCCGGCGCCCTCTACCTGAACATGGGCATCGCCTCTGCGCGCATCGACTCGCTGGGACAGGCCAAGTTTTATTTTATGAAATCGCGCACCTACCCGGAAACCCGCCAGCAGGCCTACCGGGCGCTGGAGAACCTGGAGAACAGGTTCAGCCGCCAGTCGGCCGTGCTGCCCAAGCTCCCCTGGCAGCGGGCCGTGGAGTGGATTCAGCAAAACATCGGCTCTTCCGCCCTGATGAGCGGAGGGCTGCTGCTGCTTAACCTGGGGGTGGTACTCATTGTGGTCCACTGGTTTCGGGATCGATGGAAACTGCTGCTGCGCAGGGGCGGCATCGCCCTGGTATCGGCAGGCCTTCTGCTGGGCCTCCTCAGCTTCTACGCCAGCCACATCGACCGCCGCTACAGTCCCGCCGTAATGGTTGACGAGCAGGCCAACGTAATGGAGCAGCCGGGAAGCGACGCTCCCATCGTCAGCCAGGCCTTCGAAGGCTACACTCTGACGGTAGACCACCGCCGCAGCGCCGGGCAGGAGGGTTGGAGCTACGTGCGCCTGGGCAACGGCATGTACGGCTGGATTCCCACCGGGCACATCCGGGTGCTCTAG